GCCGCGAACTGGTGGCGAAGATGAAGGAGTTCATTCCCCGGCAGCAGTATGAGGTGGCCATTCAGGCGGCTATCGGCAATAAGGTCATAGCCCGGGAAACGGTCAAGGCACTGCGCAAGGACGTTACCGCAAAGTGCTATGGCGGTGACATCACCCGTAAACGCAAGCTGTTGGAAAAGCAAAAGGAAGGCAAGAAGCGGATGAAACAGGTCGGCAACATCGAGTTGCCGCAGGAAGCTTTCCTTGCGATTCTTAAAGTGAAAGAGCAGAAATGATGAGCAGAGAGAGCGAACCGACCAAGGCTGAGTGGCCAAACGAGAAGACGGCAAGAGCAAAAAAATCGTTCTGGCGCGAATGGGGCGAGGCACTGTTCGTTGCTGCCATACTGGCTCTTATCATCCGCACTTTTGTTGTTCAGGCCTTCAAGATCCCCTCCGGTTCGATGGAAGACACCCTGTTGATTGGCGATCATCTGCTGGTCAACAAGTTCATCTACGGCATGCAGGTTCCCTTCAGCGATGATCGTTTTCTCACGATCCGCCACCCGCAGCGGGGCGACATTATCGTCTTCGAATTTCCCGAGGACAAGGGAAAGTCCTATTTCCAGCGGCGCGATTTCATCAAGCGAGTCATCGGCACGCCGGGCGACATCATCGAGGTCCGCGACAAACGGGTCTATGTCAACGGCGAGCTTTACGACATTCCGCAGGAGGTGCACAAGGAATCGGGAATTATCCCTGCCAATAATAACCCGCGTGATTTTATGCCTCCGGTCAAGGTTCCGCCTGGCAAATATTTTGCCATGGGGGACAACCGCGACCGCTCTTACGACAGTCGCTTCTGGGGGTTTGTCGACGAAACGGAAATCAAGGGATTGGCGTTCATCCTCTACTGGTCCTGGGATGCCGACCAAAACATGCCTCGCTGGAAGCGGATTGGCCGGCTTATCGATTAATATCCCGAACCCGACCTTCCTTGGTGCGACAAACTTCTTGTTGACTTTTCCCGCGGCCGCTTGATATAGTCGCGAAAATTTTACAGGTGTCCCTTTTAAGTTAGCCCCGTGAGGTTAACAAGGGTGGCAGACATGGAACTGCAGACAAGTCTAATTGTATGTCCAGGTACTTTTCCGCAAAACGCGGGGAGGTACTTTTTTTGTATCAAGAGCGCAGGGAAGGGAGGGCAGGTATGGCAAAGACCGAAACGGTGATTCTTGATCAATCCGGTATCAACCGGGCACTGACCCGCATTGCCCACGAAATTCTCGAGCGGAACAAGGGAACGGCCGGCCTGGTGCTGGTCGGCATCCGCACCGGCGGCGATGACCTGGCCAGTGAACTGCGTCGCCGCATCGCCGAGATCGAGGGAGAGGAGATTCCCACCGGAACCGTCGATATCACCATGTACCGTGACGATCTCGGTTCGCGCGGCAGCATGCCGATCGGCCGAACCGACATCCCCTTCGCCATGGACGACAAGCGCGTCATTCTGGTGGACGACGTCCTCTACACCGGTCGAACGATCCGGGCGGCCATGGATGCCCTCATCGACCTGGGACGGCCGCGCAGCATCCAGTTGGCCGTGCTGATCGATCGCGGGCATCGGGAACTGCCGATCCGACCCGACTATGTCGGGCGCAATGTGCCGACCTCCCGTGAGGAGAAGATTGAAGTTGAGTTCGATGCCAAGCGCACGCCAACCGAGGTTCGACTCATAAAACCCTAGAATCTTGCCCCCAGCCTGCATTCTTCAGGAGGTTCGCCATGTCTTTTCGCCACAAACACATCCTTGGCACAGAGCAGCTTTCCCGGGAGGATATAGAACTGATCCTCGATACCGCCGACAGCTTCAAGGAGATCAACAGCCGCACGATCAAGAAGGTTCCGACCTTGCGCGGCAGGACCATCGTCAATCTTTTTTACGAGGCCAGCACCCGCACCCGTACTTCCTTCGAGATTGCCGGCAAGCGACTCTCTGCCGATACCATCAATATCACCGCTTCGTCCTCCTCGGTGGTCAAGGGGGGGACCCTCGAGGATACCGCAAAAAACATCCAGGCGATGGCTCCGGATATCATCGTCATGCGCCACGCCGCATCCGGCGCACCCCATTACCTCGCCGAACGTCTCGCCTGCTCGGTAATCAATGCCGGCGACGGAGCCCACGAGCATCCCAGCCAGGCACTGCTCGATCTGCTCACCATTCGTCAGCACAAGGGGAAACTCGAGGGGCTTACGGTAGCCATAATCGGTGATATCACTCATAGCCGGGTGGCCCGTTCCAACCTCTATGCCATGAAAAAAATGGGAATGACCGTCCGCCTGGCCGGCCCCGGCACCATGGTGCCGCCCGGCATCGAGCGTCTCGGCGCCGAGGTCTATACCGACATGAACGCGGCAATCAAGGACGCGGACGTCATCATGATGCTGCGCATCCAGCTTGAGCGGCAAGGCAAGACCATGCTGCCGACTCTGCGTGAATACGCCCGCTTCTACGGGCTCAACCCCAACAACCTGAAGCTGGCCAAAGAGGACGCCATCGTCCTGCATCCCGGACCGATGAACCGCGGCGTCGAGATATCTTCCTATGTCGCCGACGGGCCGCAGAACGTCATTCTGGAGCAGGTGGAAAACGGCGTCGCCGTACGCATGGCGCTGCTCTATCTGGTTGCCGGGGGCGAGCAGGCGGAAGGCTGAAGAACGAATTAACTCTCTTTTGCGGGGACTGACTATGAAAATATTGCTCAAAGGTGGGCGGGTGGTGGATCCGGTCCATAACATCGATGACACTCTCGATCTCCTCATCGAGAACGGCAAGATCGCCAGTATCAGCAAAAGTATCGAAACTGGCGGGGCGGAGACGATCGACGCCCGGGGAAAGCTGGTGGTTCCCGGGCTGATCGATATCCACGTGCACCTGCGCGATCCTGGCTACGAGTACAAGGAAGACATCGTGACCGGCACCCGGGCGGCCGCTTCCGGCGGTTTTACTTCGGTGGCCTGCATGCCCAACACCAACCCGGTCAACGACAACAAGGCGGTCACCCTCTACATTCGGCGCAAGGCCGCTGAAGAGGGGTGTGTCAACGTCTTTCCGGTCGGCAGCATCACCAAGGGGTTGAAAGGCGAGTCTCTGGCCGAGATGGGAGAGCTGAAAGAGGCAGGTTGTCTCGCGGTTTCAGACGACGGCAGGCCGGTGGGCAATGGCGAATTGATGCGACGGGCCCTCGAATATGCGCGCCCCTTCGGGCTGACGGTCATTTCCCACGCCGAAGACATCTCGCTGGTCGGCGAAGGGGTGATGAACGAAGGCTTTGTCGCCACTGAACTGGGGCTCAAAGGAATCCCCTGGGTCGCCGAAGACGCTGCGGTGGCTCGGGATGTGATGCTGGCCGAGTTTTCCGGGGCCAGACTGCACGTGGCTCACGTTTCGACCCGGGGGGCAGTCGAGATCGTTCGTGCCGCCAAGAAACGCGGTGTGCGGGTTACCTGCGAGGCGACTCCGCACCATTTCACCCTTACCGACGAGGCGGTGCGCGGCTACAACACCAACGCCAAGATGAACCCGCCGCTGCGCAGCGCCGAGGACGTGGCGGCAGTTCGAGCCGGCCTGGCGGACGGGACGATCGACGCCATCGCTACCGACCATGCGCCGCACCACCTTGACGAGAAAAACGTCGAGTTCAATATTGCCTTGAACGGGATCGTCGGACTCGAAACCGCCCTGCCGCTTTCTCTGCGGTTGGTGGAGGATGGTGTCCTCCCCCTGAAAGACGCCATCGCCCGACTGACCATTGGCCCCGCCCGTGCCCTCGGTATCCCGCGCGGGATGCTGGAGGTAGGCGCTGCCGCCGACGTCACCGTCATTGATCCCGAGTTGAAGTGGACGGTTTCGGCGGAAAAGCTTCTCTCCAAGAGCAAGAACACCCCCTTCGACGGCTGGAAGCTGAAAGGAGCGGCTACGCACACCATCGTCGGCGGCAAGATTGTTTATCAAA
This region of Desulfuromonadales bacterium genomic DNA includes:
- a CDS encoding aspartate carbamoyltransferase catalytic subunit — its product is MSFRHKHILGTEQLSREDIELILDTADSFKEINSRTIKKVPTLRGRTIVNLFYEASTRTRTSFEIAGKRLSADTINITASSSSVVKGGTLEDTAKNIQAMAPDIIVMRHAASGAPHYLAERLACSVINAGDGAHEHPSQALLDLLTIRQHKGKLEGLTVAIIGDITHSRVARSNLYAMKKMGMTVRLAGPGTMVPPGIERLGAEVYTDMNAAIKDADVIMMLRIQLERQGKTMLPTLREYARFYGLNPNNLKLAKEDAIVLHPGPMNRGVEISSYVADGPQNVILEQVENGVAVRMALLYLVAGGEQAEG
- a CDS encoding dihydroorotase → MKILLKGGRVVDPVHNIDDTLDLLIENGKIASISKSIETGGAETIDARGKLVVPGLIDIHVHLRDPGYEYKEDIVTGTRAAASGGFTSVACMPNTNPVNDNKAVTLYIRRKAAEEGCVNVFPVGSITKGLKGESLAEMGELKEAGCLAVSDDGRPVGNGELMRRALEYARPFGLTVISHAEDISLVGEGVMNEGFVATELGLKGIPWVAEDAAVARDVMLAEFSGARLHVAHVSTRGAVEIVRAAKKRGVRVTCEATPHHFTLTDEAVRGYNTNAKMNPPLRSAEDVAAVRAGLADGTIDAIATDHAPHHLDEKNVEFNIALNGIVGLETALPLSLRLVEDGVLPLKDAIARLTIGPARALGIPRGMLEVGAAADVTVIDPELKWTVSAEKLLSKSKNTPFDGWKLKGAATHTIVGGKIVYQR
- the lepB gene encoding signal peptidase I, encoding MSRESEPTKAEWPNEKTARAKKSFWREWGEALFVAAILALIIRTFVVQAFKIPSGSMEDTLLIGDHLLVNKFIYGMQVPFSDDRFLTIRHPQRGDIIVFEFPEDKGKSYFQRRDFIKRVIGTPGDIIEVRDKRVYVNGELYDIPQEVHKESGIIPANNNPRDFMPPVKVPPGKYFAMGDNRDRSYDSRFWGFVDETEIKGLAFILYWSWDADQNMPRWKRIGRLID
- the pyrR gene encoding bifunctional pyr operon transcriptional regulator/uracil phosphoribosyltransferase PyrR, which codes for MAKTETVILDQSGINRALTRIAHEILERNKGTAGLVLVGIRTGGDDLASELRRRIAEIEGEEIPTGTVDITMYRDDLGSRGSMPIGRTDIPFAMDDKRVILVDDVLYTGRTIRAAMDALIDLGRPRSIQLAVLIDRGHRELPIRPDYVGRNVPTSREEKIEVEFDAKRTPTEVRLIKP